In a single window of the Streptomyces sp. NBC_01471 genome:
- a CDS encoding flavin-containing monooxygenase yields MRYLPVISMRVIAGNPRIVALSKRSGVAWQQRRDAHDADRGRVLVADDSIEHHREAEVVVIGAGLSGVAAVIALRRAGFNDVVVLEKSGRLGGTWRDNTYPGCGCDVPAVLYEYSFAPHTWSRGFADRSEILDYLDTTAATHGAHKAIRYNTEVLSIRWEPEAHRWNLQTTSGTYTARAVILATGPWHQPRRPDIPGLDTFTGTAFHSARWNHEVDLTGRRVAVVGTGASTVQFLPEIQPKAAHVDVFQSTPQWVLPKPDYPLPPGLHRYFEHHPAVRRALRGLHHWTQEAIGFPLRHPRLLRPLEALARLHLRASVRDRALRRALTPDYRFGGRRLITSGTYYTALTRPNVRLHPTRVTAVEGSDVIGADGTRTRADIIVLATGFHIGDIPLAPRLHGTEGTLAQSWTDDRRSYLGTSVSGYPNLFLLIGPNLLTGTTAVPTVLEAQLRYITAALNQLRASGASALDVKPEAEAAHQRALHEALRNTVYNAGGGTGYYFGLPGVNTFCWPWSTARLVKRLHAFDPDVYTWWLPLPAQADAERDGVPAHPSDRLR; encoded by the coding sequence ATGAGGTATCTGCCGGTCATCTCAATGCGAGTGATCGCGGGCAACCCTAGGATCGTCGCTCTGAGCAAACGGTCGGGGGTGGCCTGGCAGCAGCGCCGGGATGCTCACGACGCAGACAGGGGGCGCGTGCTGGTGGCCGACGACAGCATCGAACACCATCGTGAAGCGGAAGTCGTCGTCATCGGAGCCGGCCTCTCCGGCGTGGCCGCCGTGATCGCGCTGCGCCGGGCCGGCTTCAACGACGTCGTCGTGTTGGAGAAGTCAGGTCGGCTCGGCGGGACTTGGCGCGACAACACCTACCCCGGATGCGGCTGCGACGTACCGGCGGTGCTGTACGAATACTCCTTCGCACCCCACACGTGGAGCCGGGGCTTCGCCGACCGGTCCGAGATCCTCGACTACCTCGACACCACCGCGGCAACGCACGGCGCGCACAAGGCGATCCGCTACAACACCGAGGTGCTGAGCATCCGCTGGGAGCCGGAAGCGCACCGCTGGAACCTGCAGACCACATCGGGCACGTACACCGCCCGCGCCGTGATCCTGGCCACCGGCCCCTGGCACCAGCCCCGCCGGCCCGACATCCCCGGCCTCGACACCTTCACCGGCACCGCCTTCCACTCCGCCCGCTGGAACCACGAAGTCGACCTGACCGGACGGCGCGTGGCAGTGGTGGGCACCGGTGCGTCCACGGTCCAGTTCCTGCCCGAGATCCAGCCGAAGGCGGCTCATGTCGACGTCTTCCAAAGCACACCGCAGTGGGTCCTTCCGAAGCCCGACTACCCCCTCCCTCCGGGGCTCCACCGGTACTTCGAACACCACCCGGCAGTGCGCCGCGCACTACGCGGCCTGCACCACTGGACCCAGGAGGCCATCGGATTCCCCCTGCGCCACCCCCGCCTGCTGCGGCCCTTGGAGGCCCTGGCCCGCCTCCATCTGCGTGCCTCGGTACGGGACCGCGCTCTACGCCGGGCCCTTACTCCTGACTACCGCTTCGGCGGCCGCCGCCTGATCACCTCCGGCACCTACTACACCGCCCTCACCCGGCCCAACGTACGGCTGCATCCCACCCGCGTGACCGCCGTGGAGGGCTCCGACGTCATCGGCGCCGACGGCACCCGCACCCGCGCCGACATCATCGTCCTCGCGACCGGATTCCACATCGGCGACATCCCGCTGGCTCCCCGTCTGCACGGCACCGAGGGCACATTGGCCCAGAGCTGGACCGACGACCGCCGTTCCTACCTGGGTACCAGCGTCAGCGGATATCCCAACCTCTTCCTGCTCATCGGCCCGAATCTGCTCACCGGAACCACGGCCGTCCCCACCGTCCTCGAAGCCCAACTCCGCTACATCACCGCTGCCCTCAACCAGCTGCGCGCCAGTGGGGCATCTGCTCTGGACGTCAAGCCTGAGGCCGAAGCAGCCCACCAGCGGGCTCTGCACGAGGCGCTGCGCAACACCGTCTACAACGCCGGTGGCGGCACCGGTTACTACTTCGGCCTCCCGGGCGTCAACACCTTCTGCTGGCCCTGGTCGACCGCCAGGCTCGTCAAGCGCCTGCACGCCTTCGACCCGGACGTCTACACCTGGTGGCTGCCGCTGCCGGCCCAGGCTGATGCCGAGCGCGACGGTGTGCCCGCCCACCCCTCGGACCGACTCCGGTAG
- a CDS encoding Rieske 2Fe-2S domain-containing protein — protein sequence MRGDLPRPRAPHADADQPERHLPYPSGWFCLARSRELPPGKVVTRRFMDEDIVLYRTRYGRPRAVHPYCPHLGAHFGAGGTVEGQNVVCPFHHFVFGPDGTCVATPDGPPPRARLQHHNPATGPDSSTRNREGTWRSTDRSTATSNLGRRQRAARPRPQQPAPWNGSRAARPPTSTWHRCEAGRPSGW from the coding sequence ATGAGGGGCGACCTTCCCCGACCTCGTGCTCCCCACGCCGACGCCGACCAGCCCGAGCGGCATCTGCCCTACCCCAGTGGCTGGTTCTGCCTGGCGCGCTCACGAGAACTGCCCCCTGGCAAGGTCGTGACCCGCCGTTTCATGGACGAGGACATCGTCCTCTACCGCACCCGCTATGGCCGGCCCCGCGCTGTACATCCCTACTGCCCTCACCTCGGCGCCCACTTCGGCGCCGGCGGCACCGTCGAGGGCCAGAATGTCGTATGCCCCTTCCATCACTTCGTCTTCGGCCCCGATGGCACCTGTGTCGCCACGCCCGACGGCCCGCCCCCACGCGCCCGCCTGCAACACCACAACCCCGCCACTGGGCCCGACAGTTCTACCCGGAACCGTGAGGGAACGTGGCGGTCGACCGACAGGAGCACGGCCACGTCGAACCTGGGGCGGAGGCAGAGGGCCGCGCGACCTCGACCTCAACAGCCCGCGCCCTGGAACGGCTCACGAGCAGCCAGGCCGCCCACATCCACGTGGCACCGGTGCGAGGCCGGTCGCCCGTCCGGGTGGTAA
- a CDS encoding lipase family protein, whose protein sequence is MTIPALDHATTRYCLPHAYWMGRAAGLASLDQDGIETQAHAWGFSRVRYFESSHKMPFPIEDTQAYVMASDQMIVTGFRGTEVAKIRDWLTDVDTPPVPGPGNKGFVHYGFHQALESVYPHVRDTVLEFRDRGQSIWFTGHSLGAALAMLAGARLYFEAPRLLADGVYTYGQPRTCERLLAHAHNQAFADRCYRFVNNNDIVPHLPPEPAYTHVNALRYIDADGKLHQSMPLLASLQDRAEGFAADLFATETDAIKDHHLPNYIAALEKNLTPTG, encoded by the coding sequence ATGACCATTCCCGCCCTGGACCACGCGACGACCCGCTACTGTCTGCCGCACGCCTACTGGATGGGCCGGGCGGCCGGGCTGGCCTCCCTGGACCAGGACGGCATCGAGACCCAAGCCCATGCCTGGGGATTCAGCCGGGTGCGGTACTTCGAGTCGAGCCACAAGATGCCGTTCCCGATCGAGGACACCCAGGCCTACGTCATGGCCAGCGACCAGATGATCGTCACGGGCTTCCGCGGAACCGAGGTCGCCAAGATCCGCGACTGGCTCACCGACGTCGACACCCCGCCCGTTCCCGGACCGGGGAACAAAGGCTTCGTGCACTACGGCTTCCACCAAGCCCTGGAGTCCGTCTACCCCCACGTCCGCGACACGGTCCTGGAGTTCCGCGACCGGGGGCAGAGCATCTGGTTCACCGGTCACAGCCTCGGTGCGGCATTGGCGATGCTGGCCGGCGCCCGCCTGTACTTCGAAGCACCGCGGCTCCTCGCCGACGGCGTGTACACCTACGGCCAGCCCCGCACCTGCGAACGTCTCCTCGCCCACGCGCACAACCAGGCATTCGCCGACCGCTGCTACCGCTTCGTCAACAACAACGACATCGTCCCCCACCTCCCGCCCGAACCCGCCTACACCCACGTCAACGCCCTGCGCTACATCGACGCAGACGGAAAACTCCACCAGAGCATGCCGCTCCTCGCATCACTCCAGGACCGGGCAGAAGGATTCGCCGCCGACCTGTTCGCCACCGAAACCGACGCCATCAAGGACCACCACCTCCCCAACTACATCGCCGCGCTCGAAAAGAACCTCACCCCGACCGGCTGA
- a CDS encoding GNAT family N-acetyltransferase: MDDLVTARLVLHPMSVIEAERLVAGEPDDGARWAPGYPAEGDVSGARRFLHTCANTGDPQPFGMYEIRHRQDGQAIGGVDFHGTADENGNVTIGYGLIPSAQGKGYASEALRALLTFARAHGITSVEGDTDHDNIASQRVMTAAGMRLVAEDGRLKFYKITWSDAATRTDPRS; this comes from the coding sequence ATGGACGATCTTGTGACAGCGAGGCTCGTGCTCCATCCCATGAGCGTGATCGAGGCGGAGCGGCTGGTGGCGGGCGAGCCGGACGACGGCGCCCGATGGGCACCCGGATACCCCGCCGAAGGCGACGTGTCCGGGGCCCGGCGCTTCCTGCACACCTGCGCGAACACCGGTGACCCCCAGCCGTTCGGCATGTACGAGATCCGTCACCGCCAGGACGGACAAGCCATCGGCGGCGTGGACTTCCACGGAACCGCGGACGAGAACGGCAACGTCACGATCGGCTACGGCCTCATCCCGTCAGCGCAAGGCAAGGGATACGCCTCCGAGGCTCTACGCGCGCTGCTGACGTTCGCGCGTGCACACGGCATCACCAGCGTGGAAGGCGACACCGACCACGACAACATCGCGTCCCAACGCGTCATGACCGCAGCTGGCATGCGCCTGGTCGCAGAAGACGGACGACTCAAGTTCTACAAGATCACCTGGAGCGACGCAGCTACGCGTACTGACCCACGCTCCTGA
- a CDS encoding PDR/VanB family oxidoreductase encodes MQQTVIDRIEEIADDVVAVALRGAAGPLAPWQPGAHIDLTLPNWLTRQYSLCGDPAERDRYRIAVRFEQLSRGGSEYVHRFLKLGRTLEVSLPRNHFPLEPAPEYLFVAGGIGITPIRPMLRSATERGAQATLVYVGRSRASMPFADELRAAYGDRVTIVATEEHGRPDFAAMAAGLGPRALAYCCGPASMLDAVEEAFPAGRLHAERFRPTAREFAPDTAFEAVCARSGQTIQVDAGKSLLDALNHAGRPVPSGCREGVCGSCELNVLDGEPDHRDDIGAPESRMYPCVSRSLSPRLVLDL; translated from the coding sequence ATGCAACAGACGGTTATCGACCGGATCGAAGAGATTGCCGACGACGTCGTGGCGGTGGCCCTGCGCGGTGCCGCCGGGCCGCTGGCGCCGTGGCAGCCGGGAGCGCACATCGACCTCACCCTGCCGAACTGGCTGACGCGGCAGTACTCGTTGTGCGGTGACCCCGCGGAACGCGACCGGTATCGCATCGCGGTCCGCTTCGAGCAGCTCAGCCGGGGCGGCTCGGAGTACGTGCACCGCTTCCTGAAGCTCGGCCGGACACTCGAAGTCTCCCTGCCACGCAACCACTTCCCGCTGGAACCCGCCCCGGAGTACCTCTTCGTGGCCGGCGGGATCGGCATCACACCCATCCGGCCGATGCTGCGCTCGGCGACCGAAAGGGGCGCCCAGGCGACACTGGTGTACGTGGGCCGATCTCGCGCCTCCATGCCTTTCGCCGACGAGCTACGCGCCGCATACGGCGACCGGGTGACCATCGTTGCGACCGAAGAACACGGCAGGCCGGATTTCGCAGCAATGGCAGCCGGTCTGGGTCCCCGCGCACTGGCCTACTGCTGTGGCCCCGCCTCGATGCTCGACGCGGTCGAGGAGGCGTTTCCCGCCGGACGGCTGCACGCCGAGAGGTTCCGGCCCACCGCGCGAGAATTCGCACCGGACACGGCGTTCGAAGCGGTGTGCGCCCGAAGTGGACAGACGATCCAAGTCGACGCCGGGAAGTCGTTGCTGGACGCGCTGAACCACGCCGGCCGGCCGGTCCCGTCCGGCTGCCGCGAAGGTGTCTGCGGCAGCTGCGAGCTCAATGTCCTGGACGGCGAGCCCGACCACCGCGACGACATCGGCGCACCCGAGAGCCGGATGTACCCGTGCGTGTCCCGCTCGCTTTCGCCACGCCTGGTTCTGGACCTGTAG
- a CDS encoding MSMEG_1061 family FMN-dependent PPOX-type flavoprotein, translated as MTHTRVRPRRVAPAEVRARLGEPEAMLKEKKQDHIDAFSRRFIAHSPFLSLATSSADGHLDCSPRGDYPGFVKVLDEHTLAIPDRPGNKIADSFTNLAEHDGVGLLFLIPGARETLRVNGHGYPTDEPDVLARMQTEAREPVLAIIVEVAEAYFHCGRALIRSRLWDPASQALADELPSVGEVAAAQFGVDIDPVMLEAGLEAGYRELY; from the coding sequence ATGACGCATACCCGCGTCCGGCCACGCCGGGTGGCGCCCGCCGAGGTCCGCGCCCGGCTGGGCGAGCCCGAGGCGATGCTCAAGGAGAAGAAGCAGGATCACATCGACGCCTTCTCCCGCCGCTTCATCGCGCATTCCCCGTTCCTCTCGCTGGCCACCTCCAGCGCGGACGGACACCTGGACTGCTCACCCCGCGGCGACTACCCGGGCTTCGTGAAGGTGCTCGACGAGCACACGCTCGCCATTCCCGACCGGCCCGGCAACAAGATCGCCGACTCCTTCACCAACCTCGCCGAGCACGACGGGGTCGGGCTGCTCTTCCTGATCCCCGGCGCCCGGGAAACATTGCGGGTCAACGGACACGGCTATCCCACCGACGAGCCCGATGTACTCGCCCGGATGCAGACCGAGGCGCGCGAACCCGTCCTGGCCATCATTGTCGAGGTGGCCGAGGCGTACTTCCACTGTGGTCGCGCGCTGATCCGGTCCCGGCTGTGGGATCCCGCGAGCCAGGCGCTGGCCGACGAACTTCCGTCGGTGGGTGAGGTCGCCGCTGCCCAGTTCGGCGTCGACATCGATCCGGTGATGCTCGAAGCGGGGCTCGAAGCCGGCTACCGCGAACTGTACTGA
- a CDS encoding TetR/AcrR family transcriptional regulator, with amino-acid sequence MTSEKRRLQPRKEPRQVRAELTRQRILTAAAHVFAEHGYAAGTTNRIAEQARVSIGSLYQYYPNKDAILAELVTRHLDAGAAAMSRRRSGALPESLEAIIRLFVRTSIENHLEDPHLLRVMMEQPPLSAALLEKIARFQEADIEYVRELFERHPEVRVADTAMAARLAVSAIEFIVHPLVAEPDPVDTTRLENELVAMVTRYLRG; translated from the coding sequence ATGACGTCGGAGAAACGACGACTTCAGCCACGTAAAGAGCCACGCCAGGTGCGCGCGGAGCTCACCCGGCAGCGCATCCTCACCGCGGCTGCTCACGTTTTCGCCGAGCACGGCTACGCCGCGGGCACCACCAACCGGATCGCCGAACAGGCCAGGGTCTCGATCGGTTCGCTGTACCAGTACTACCCGAACAAGGACGCCATCCTGGCCGAACTGGTGACCCGGCACCTCGACGCCGGCGCCGCGGCCATGAGCCGCCGCCGCAGCGGTGCGCTGCCGGAGTCGCTGGAAGCGATCATCCGCCTGTTCGTGCGGACGTCGATCGAGAACCACCTGGAGGATCCGCACCTGCTGCGCGTCATGATGGAACAGCCCCCGCTGTCGGCCGCCCTGCTGGAGAAGATCGCCCGGTTCCAGGAGGCGGACATCGAGTACGTCCGGGAGCTGTTCGAGCGCCATCCGGAGGTCCGGGTGGCCGACACCGCGATGGCGGCACGGCTCGCGGTGTCGGCGATCGAATTCATCGTGCACCCGCTCGTCGCCGAGCCCGACCCTGTCGACACCACCAGGCTGGAGAACGAACTCGTGGCGATGGTGACCCGCTATTTGCGGGGCTGA
- a CDS encoding MarR family transcriptional regulator has protein sequence MKNSGDPLPQGIEIGALSRIIRHHFADRIEQVIHPLGLTLGQWTVLRELKRTPGASASELARAAVHTPQAVSRLVRTLQEEGLVERSQARGRVVDNHLTAKGHKVMDEAFIQIEARLAPVLEKFDRANAEEFRRLSHLLIQALEDPA, from the coding sequence ATGAAGAACTCGGGCGACCCGCTACCGCAGGGGATCGAAATCGGTGCACTGTCCAGGATCATTCGGCACCACTTCGCCGACCGGATCGAGCAGGTCATCCACCCTCTGGGGCTCACCCTCGGGCAGTGGACGGTGCTGCGGGAGCTGAAGCGGACACCCGGCGCCTCCGCCTCGGAGCTCGCGCGCGCCGCGGTCCATACGCCGCAGGCCGTCAGCCGTCTCGTCCGGACCCTGCAGGAGGAGGGGCTGGTGGAGCGCTCCCAGGCCCGGGGCCGGGTGGTGGACAACCATCTCACGGCCAAGGGACACAAGGTGATGGATGAGGCCTTCATCCAAATTGAGGCCCGGCTGGCTCCGGTACTTGAGAAGTTCGACAGGGCCAACGCCGAGGAGTTCCGCCGTCTGTCTCATCTCCTCATTCAAGCCCTGGAAGACCCGGCCTGA
- a CDS encoding MFS transporter: MPVPTAARATPESDARQKTLPGWLVVLLATSCGLTVANLYYAQPLLEMLRRTFQLQDSTAGLLITLTQLGYAAGMAFLVPLGDRIENSRLVSVLLTVTALAMAAGGLALTFAVLLVAALVAGATSVVAQVLVPYAADLAPDHLRGAVVGKVMSGLLAGILLSRTVGSLLADVAGWRAVYLVSAALMAILALVLRRALPHRAPTSTDSYTALLRSTARLIRVHPQLRRRSFYHACMFAAFSAFWTTISYVLTTAPYNYSQLQVGLFAIVGAAGALVAPLAGRLADRGLAHRLTPVTCLLASATLIWAGLAAHQILVLAAAAVLLDCAVQCSLIFGQHTIYQLDADARARITSVYIATFFIGGAIGSQLGTLTYHLGSWHAVTLTAAAFPVIAALAWTTDRTSRKRRAAGTT, from the coding sequence ATGCCCGTGCCCACAGCCGCCCGTGCCACACCGGAGTCAGACGCTCGGCAGAAGACCCTGCCCGGCTGGCTGGTCGTACTCCTGGCCACTTCCTGCGGGCTGACCGTGGCCAACCTCTACTACGCCCAGCCGCTCCTGGAGATGCTGCGCCGGACCTTCCAGCTACAGGACTCGACCGCCGGCCTGCTGATCACCCTGACCCAGCTCGGCTACGCCGCCGGTATGGCGTTCCTGGTCCCCCTCGGCGACCGCATCGAGAACTCCCGTCTGGTCTCCGTCCTGCTCACCGTCACGGCCCTGGCCATGGCCGCCGGCGGCCTCGCCCTCACCTTCGCCGTCCTGCTCGTCGCCGCGCTCGTCGCGGGAGCCACCTCCGTCGTCGCGCAGGTCCTCGTCCCCTACGCCGCCGACCTCGCCCCCGATCACCTGCGCGGCGCCGTGGTGGGCAAGGTCATGAGCGGACTGCTCGCCGGGATACTGCTCTCCCGCACCGTCGGCAGCCTGCTCGCGGACGTCGCAGGCTGGCGCGCCGTCTACCTGGTCTCCGCCGCCCTGATGGCGATCCTGGCCCTTGTCCTGCGCCGCGCGCTGCCCCACCGGGCCCCCACCAGCACCGATTCCTACACCGCGCTGCTGCGTTCCACGGCCCGCCTGATCCGCGTGCACCCGCAGCTGCGCCGCCGGTCCTTCTACCACGCCTGCATGTTCGCGGCCTTCAGTGCGTTCTGGACGACCATCTCCTACGTCCTGACCACCGCGCCGTACAACTACTCCCAGCTCCAGGTCGGCCTGTTCGCCATCGTCGGCGCCGCCGGCGCGCTCGTCGCCCCTCTCGCGGGCCGCCTCGCCGACCGAGGGCTCGCCCACCGACTCACCCCCGTGACCTGCCTGCTCGCCTCCGCCACCCTCATCTGGGCCGGCCTGGCCGCCCACCAGATCCTCGTCCTCGCCGCCGCCGCCGTCCTCCTGGACTGCGCCGTGCAGTGCTCCCTGATCTTCGGACAGCACACCATCTACCAACTCGACGCAGACGCCCGCGCCCGGATCACCAGCGTCTACATCGCCACCTTCTTCATCGGCGGCGCCATCGGCTCCCAACTTGGCACCCTCACCTACCACTTGGGTAGCTGGCATGCGGTCACCCTCACCGCGGCAGCCTTCCCCGTCATCGCCGCGCTCGCCTGGACCACCGACCGCACCAGCAGGAAGCGCCGGGCAGCGGGCACCACGTGA
- a CDS encoding alpha/beta hydrolase, producing the protein MVLIAQAAAVVVVFVAVNNANGLYDNWGDLLGTASHVGAAPDLGADGIGGRSMSGEPRVKQAFTPVDDSRMGPGVRVTHLKGRVSGADGEVYVWLPPQYSDPAFKAKDFPVVEILPGYPGSAKDWFTNLDVNRQLKPLMAKGEVKPFILVAPRTSLLGGEDTGCANVPGVVDADTWLSVDVRKMVSDNFRAEAGAHGWGVAGISAGAHCAAKLAIEHTDRYRAGVALSGYNDPAAESDSITANDPVLRRETNPLWILTHAKHPPRTSLFLTGQHGDGYEDGLALRKAAKPPTKVWVQQTYGGHLNVVWKPLLPEVFRWLSGRLSGVQDIRGGLRDDGGNGAAAAVRPTGSPVPPLRHPRRQH; encoded by the coding sequence ATGGTGCTCATCGCGCAGGCGGCGGCGGTGGTCGTCGTGTTCGTAGCCGTCAACAACGCGAACGGGCTCTACGACAATTGGGGTGACCTGCTCGGTACCGCCAGCCATGTCGGCGCGGCCCCCGACCTTGGCGCCGACGGTATCGGCGGGCGGAGCATGTCCGGGGAGCCGCGGGTCAAGCAGGCGTTTACGCCGGTCGACGACTCCAGGATGGGGCCGGGCGTACGGGTCACGCATCTGAAGGGCCGGGTGTCCGGGGCGGACGGCGAGGTGTACGTCTGGTTGCCGCCGCAGTACTCCGACCCGGCGTTCAAGGCCAAGGACTTCCCCGTCGTGGAGATACTGCCCGGCTACCCGGGCTCGGCCAAGGACTGGTTCACCAACCTCGATGTGAACCGCCAGCTCAAGCCGCTGATGGCGAAGGGCGAGGTCAAGCCGTTCATCCTGGTGGCGCCGCGCACCTCGCTGCTGGGCGGGGAGGACACCGGCTGCGCCAATGTGCCCGGCGTCGTCGACGCCGACACCTGGCTCAGCGTGGACGTACGCAAGATGGTCAGCGACAACTTCCGGGCCGAGGCCGGCGCCCATGGCTGGGGCGTCGCCGGGATATCGGCGGGCGCCCACTGTGCCGCCAAACTCGCCATCGAGCACACCGACCGCTACCGCGCCGGGGTCGCGCTCTCCGGCTACAACGACCCGGCCGCCGAATCCGATTCGATCACGGCGAATGACCCGGTGCTGCGCCGCGAGACCAACCCGCTGTGGATCCTCACCCACGCCAAGCACCCGCCGCGCACCTCGCTCTTCCTCACCGGGCAGCACGGCGACGGCTATGAGGACGGGCTCGCGCTCCGCAAGGCCGCAAAGCCGCCCACCAAGGTGTGGGTGCAGCAGACCTACGGCGGCCATCTGAACGTGGTGTGGAAGCCGCTCCTGCCCGAGGTCTTCCGCTGGCTGTCCGGCCGGCTCAGCGGCGTCCAGGACATCCGGGGCGGGCTGCGGGACGACGGCGGGAACGGTGCCGCCGCGGCGGTACGGCCCACGGGCAGCCCGGTGCCGCCGCTGCGGCACCCGAGGCGCCAGCACTGA
- a CDS encoding epoxide hydrolase N-terminal domain-containing protein — translation MGFSARSICGRLRRPQKKPFTISIDDDQMEDLDRRLRHTRRPDAMPDMYGEDGTDLTFLRRLTEYWRTEFDWRAQEARLNAFPQFVAELDGVGIHFSHQRGTGPAPYPYDPQREGELWEAAERFTPMDRAATERLPSTARHRFTCVNPWQKGQPRDSRVTLARRDEPDRYPLLRDSDRGGCTRRYGAAVSLAQGRRAPRGARGREVRHGAHRAGGGGGRRVRSRQQRERALRQLG, via the coding sequence CTGGGGTTCTCCGCGCGCTCGATCTGCGGGCGCCTTCGACGGCCGCAGAAGAAGCCATTTACGATTTCCATCGACGACGACCAGATGGAAGACCTGGACCGCCGGTTGCGGCACACCCGCCGGCCCGACGCCATGCCGGACATGTACGGGGAAGACGGAACCGACCTCACCTTCCTCCGGCGCTTGACGGAGTACTGGCGGACCGAATTCGACTGGCGGGCACAGGAAGCCAGGCTGAATGCCTTTCCGCAGTTCGTCGCGGAACTGGACGGGGTCGGAATCCACTTCAGCCACCAACGCGGAACAGGCCCCGCCCCCTACCCATACGACCCGCAGCGCGAAGGGGAGCTCTGGGAGGCCGCCGAGCGGTTCACCCCGATGGATCGAGCAGCGACCGAACGGCTCCCGTCGACGGCCCGCCATCGCTTTACCTGCGTAAATCCATGGCAAAAGGGGCAACCAAGAGACTCTCGTGTCACTCTTGCCCGCCGTGATGAGCCTGACCGGTACCCCCTTCTTCGTGACAGCGATCGTGGCGGCTGCACTCGCCGTTACGGTGCCGCTGTTTCTCTGGCACAAGGTCGACGGGCCCCTCGTGGTGCGCGGGGCCGTGAGGTTCGGCATGGTGCTCATCGCGCAGGCGGCGGCGGTGGTCGTCGTGTTCGTAGCCGTCAACAACGCGAACGGGCTCTACGACAATTGGGGTGA